A genomic stretch from Primulina huaijiensis isolate GDHJ02 chromosome 14, ASM1229523v2, whole genome shotgun sequence includes:
- the LOC140957888 gene encoding uncharacterized protein isoform X1 gives MDRVLDDLLHKRGSTREEALSSIIDSFTVKCRSQIAGKNFASLMYRCLNSFKKASSKEIVLASRVLGLLAITIGCGDNAHELYKESVPIISQTFSSRNETFLLSVIDCLSIITFVGGNDFEETEASMQIMWNFINSRPIENVVERKHSDSILSAAISAWSLLLTTVDGWNINHNRWRGAIRFFMDLLEVEDQSISMAALEALALICEVGCLEKFDSDSSADNTSFIDKEKNISNQCFCKHELQQIVSNHAKRLVRLSALDSSATKILKMNFSWDVLKVLEEGRFHKTTLKIGKHSMQLHTLSQLLQVKFLKHYLEHGFITHMLENEFLHDFSTSHPENKKQMLDCTLLKEKRLLSGFLCLNIDKVTLKMTRQCYYLVSFAVQRGNRPLDSALRKAKTRLLNKQRMLKGKELATFDD, from the exons ATGGATCGGGTTTTGGATGATTTACTCCACAAAAG GGGATCAACAAGGGAGGAAGCACTATCTTCGATTATTGACAGCTTTACTGTTAAATGTCGCAGCCAAATTGCTGGAAAAAA CTTTGCATCATTAATGTATAGATGCTTGAACTCTTTCAAGAAGGCGTCTTCCAAAGAGATTGTTTTAGCTTCTCGTGTCCTCG GACTCTTGGCAATAACAATAGGTTGTGGGGATAACGCACACGAACTTTACAAGGAGTCAGTTCCCATAATCTCACAAACATTCAGTTCTAGGAATGAAACATTTTTATTATCT GTGATCGACTGTTTGTCAATCATCACATTTGTTGGTGGAAATGATTTTGAGGAAACTGAAGCTTCCATGCAGATAATGTGGAACTTCATTAATTCGAGACCCATCGAAAAT GTTGTAGAAAGAAAACATTCAGATTCTATTCTGTCTGCAGCCATTTCTGCTTGGTCACTTCTTCTGACGACAGTTGATGGCTGGAACATCAATCACAATCGCTGGAGAGG GGCAATACGTTTTTTCATGGATCTACTAGAAGTGGAGGATCAATCCATTTCTATGGCAGCTCTGGAAGCCCTGGCTTTAATATGTGAAGTGGGATGTCTTGAGAAATTTGATAGTGATTCTTCTGCTGATAACACGAGTTTTATAGATAAAGAAAAGAACATATCAAATCAGTGTTTCTGTAAGCATGAGTTGCAACAAATTGTATCTAATCACGCCAAGAGACTTGTAAGACTAAGTGCCCTCGACAGTTCAGCTACTAAAATTCTGAAGATGAACTTTTCATGGGACGTTTTGAAAGTTTTGGAG GAAGGTcgttttcataaaactacttTGAAGATTGGTAAACATAGCATGCAGTTACATACACTGTCCCAATTGCTGCAG GTCAAATTTCTCAAGCATTACCTGGAACATGGATTCATAACGCACATGCTG GAAAATGAGTTTCTACATGATTTTTCAACTTCACACCCAGAAAACAAAAAGCAGATGCTGGACTGTACGCTTCTGAAAGAGAAGAG gtTGTTATCCGGGTTTTTGTGCCTGAACATAGACAAAGTGACTCTGAAGATGACTCGCCA GTGTTATTATCTAGTTTCTTTCGCTGTGCAGAGAGGTAACAGGCCATTGGACTCAGCTCTCCGCAAAGCAAAGACTCGGTTATTAAACAAGCAGCGGATGCTAAAAG GCAAAGAACTTGCAACATTCGATGATTAA
- the LOC140957888 gene encoding uncharacterized protein isoform X2, which produces MDRVLDDLLHKRGSTREEALSSIIDSFTVKCRSQIAGKNFASLMYRCLNSFKKASSKEIVLASRVLGLLAITIGCGDNAHELYKESVPIISQTFSSRNETFLLSVIDCLSIITFVGGNDFEETEASMQIMWNFINSRPIENVVERKHSDSILSAAISAWSLLLTTVDGWNINHNRWRGAIRFFMDLLEVEDQSISMAALEALALICEVGCLEKFDSDSSADNTSFIDKEKNISNQCFCKHELQQIVSNHAKRLVRLSALDSSATKILKMNFSWDVLKVLEEGRFHKTTLKIGKHSMQLHTLSQLLQVKFLKHYLEHGFITHMLENEFLHDFSTSHPENKKQMLDCTLLKEKRLLSGFLCLNIDKVTLKMTRQEVTGHWTQLSAKQRLGY; this is translated from the exons ATGGATCGGGTTTTGGATGATTTACTCCACAAAAG GGGATCAACAAGGGAGGAAGCACTATCTTCGATTATTGACAGCTTTACTGTTAAATGTCGCAGCCAAATTGCTGGAAAAAA CTTTGCATCATTAATGTATAGATGCTTGAACTCTTTCAAGAAGGCGTCTTCCAAAGAGATTGTTTTAGCTTCTCGTGTCCTCG GACTCTTGGCAATAACAATAGGTTGTGGGGATAACGCACACGAACTTTACAAGGAGTCAGTTCCCATAATCTCACAAACATTCAGTTCTAGGAATGAAACATTTTTATTATCT GTGATCGACTGTTTGTCAATCATCACATTTGTTGGTGGAAATGATTTTGAGGAAACTGAAGCTTCCATGCAGATAATGTGGAACTTCATTAATTCGAGACCCATCGAAAAT GTTGTAGAAAGAAAACATTCAGATTCTATTCTGTCTGCAGCCATTTCTGCTTGGTCACTTCTTCTGACGACAGTTGATGGCTGGAACATCAATCACAATCGCTGGAGAGG GGCAATACGTTTTTTCATGGATCTACTAGAAGTGGAGGATCAATCCATTTCTATGGCAGCTCTGGAAGCCCTGGCTTTAATATGTGAAGTGGGATGTCTTGAGAAATTTGATAGTGATTCTTCTGCTGATAACACGAGTTTTATAGATAAAGAAAAGAACATATCAAATCAGTGTTTCTGTAAGCATGAGTTGCAACAAATTGTATCTAATCACGCCAAGAGACTTGTAAGACTAAGTGCCCTCGACAGTTCAGCTACTAAAATTCTGAAGATGAACTTTTCATGGGACGTTTTGAAAGTTTTGGAG GAAGGTcgttttcataaaactacttTGAAGATTGGTAAACATAGCATGCAGTTACATACACTGTCCCAATTGCTGCAG GTCAAATTTCTCAAGCATTACCTGGAACATGGATTCATAACGCACATGCTG GAAAATGAGTTTCTACATGATTTTTCAACTTCACACCCAGAAAACAAAAAGCAGATGCTGGACTGTACGCTTCTGAAAGAGAAGAG gtTGTTATCCGGGTTTTTGTGCCTGAACATAGACAAAGTGACTCTGAAGATGACTCGCCA AGAGGTAACAGGCCATTGGACTCAGCTCTCCGCAAAGCAAAGACTCGGTTATTAA
- the LOC140957888 gene encoding uncharacterized protein isoform X3 yields MDRVLDDLLHKRGSTREEALSSIIDSFTVKCRSQIAGKNFASLMYRCLNSFKKASSKEIVLASRVLGLLAITIGCGDNAHELYKESVPIISQTFSSRNETFLLSVIDCLSIITFVGGNDFEETEASMQIMWNFINSRPIENVVERKHSDSILSAAISAWSLLLTTVDGWNINHNRWRGAIRFFMDLLEVEDQSISMAALEALALICEVGCLEKFDSDSSADNTSFIDKEKNISNQCFCKHELQQIVSNHAKRLVRLSALDSSATKILKMNFSWDVLKVLEVVIRVFVPEHRQSDSEDDSPRGNRPLDSALRKAKTRLLNKQRMLKGKELATFDD; encoded by the exons ATGGATCGGGTTTTGGATGATTTACTCCACAAAAG GGGATCAACAAGGGAGGAAGCACTATCTTCGATTATTGACAGCTTTACTGTTAAATGTCGCAGCCAAATTGCTGGAAAAAA CTTTGCATCATTAATGTATAGATGCTTGAACTCTTTCAAGAAGGCGTCTTCCAAAGAGATTGTTTTAGCTTCTCGTGTCCTCG GACTCTTGGCAATAACAATAGGTTGTGGGGATAACGCACACGAACTTTACAAGGAGTCAGTTCCCATAATCTCACAAACATTCAGTTCTAGGAATGAAACATTTTTATTATCT GTGATCGACTGTTTGTCAATCATCACATTTGTTGGTGGAAATGATTTTGAGGAAACTGAAGCTTCCATGCAGATAATGTGGAACTTCATTAATTCGAGACCCATCGAAAAT GTTGTAGAAAGAAAACATTCAGATTCTATTCTGTCTGCAGCCATTTCTGCTTGGTCACTTCTTCTGACGACAGTTGATGGCTGGAACATCAATCACAATCGCTGGAGAGG GGCAATACGTTTTTTCATGGATCTACTAGAAGTGGAGGATCAATCCATTTCTATGGCAGCTCTGGAAGCCCTGGCTTTAATATGTGAAGTGGGATGTCTTGAGAAATTTGATAGTGATTCTTCTGCTGATAACACGAGTTTTATAGATAAAGAAAAGAACATATCAAATCAGTGTTTCTGTAAGCATGAGTTGCAACAAATTGTATCTAATCACGCCAAGAGACTTGTAAGACTAAGTGCCCTCGACAGTTCAGCTACTAAAATTCTGAAGATGAACTTTTCATGGGACGTTTTGAAAGTTTTGGAG gtTGTTATCCGGGTTTTTGTGCCTGAACATAGACAAAGTGACTCTGAAGATGACTCGCCA AGAGGTAACAGGCCATTGGACTCAGCTCTCCGCAAAGCAAAGACTCGGTTATTAAACAAGCAGCGGATGCTAAAAG GCAAAGAACTTGCAACATTCGATGATTAA
- the LOC140957888 gene encoding uncharacterized protein isoform X4: MSQPNCWKKVIDCLSIITFVGGNDFEETEASMQIMWNFINSRPIENVVERKHSDSILSAAISAWSLLLTTVDGWNINHNRWRGAIRFFMDLLEVEDQSISMAALEALALICEVGCLEKFDSDSSADNTSFIDKEKNISNQCFCKHELQQIVSNHAKRLVRLSALDSSATKILKMNFSWDVLKVLEEGRFHKTTLKIGKHSMQLHTLSQLLQVKFLKHYLEHGFITHMLENEFLHDFSTSHPENKKQMLDCTLLKEKRLLSGFLCLNIDKVTLKMTRQCYYLVSFAVQRGNRPLDSALRKAKTRLLNKQRMLKGKELATFDD; the protein is encoded by the exons ATGTCGCAGCCAAATTGCTGGAAAAAA GTGATCGACTGTTTGTCAATCATCACATTTGTTGGTGGAAATGATTTTGAGGAAACTGAAGCTTCCATGCAGATAATGTGGAACTTCATTAATTCGAGACCCATCGAAAAT GTTGTAGAAAGAAAACATTCAGATTCTATTCTGTCTGCAGCCATTTCTGCTTGGTCACTTCTTCTGACGACAGTTGATGGCTGGAACATCAATCACAATCGCTGGAGAGG GGCAATACGTTTTTTCATGGATCTACTAGAAGTGGAGGATCAATCCATTTCTATGGCAGCTCTGGAAGCCCTGGCTTTAATATGTGAAGTGGGATGTCTTGAGAAATTTGATAGTGATTCTTCTGCTGATAACACGAGTTTTATAGATAAAGAAAAGAACATATCAAATCAGTGTTTCTGTAAGCATGAGTTGCAACAAATTGTATCTAATCACGCCAAGAGACTTGTAAGACTAAGTGCCCTCGACAGTTCAGCTACTAAAATTCTGAAGATGAACTTTTCATGGGACGTTTTGAAAGTTTTGGAG GAAGGTcgttttcataaaactacttTGAAGATTGGTAAACATAGCATGCAGTTACATACACTGTCCCAATTGCTGCAG GTCAAATTTCTCAAGCATTACCTGGAACATGGATTCATAACGCACATGCTG GAAAATGAGTTTCTACATGATTTTTCAACTTCACACCCAGAAAACAAAAAGCAGATGCTGGACTGTACGCTTCTGAAAGAGAAGAG gtTGTTATCCGGGTTTTTGTGCCTGAACATAGACAAAGTGACTCTGAAGATGACTCGCCA GTGTTATTATCTAGTTTCTTTCGCTGTGCAGAGAGGTAACAGGCCATTGGACTCAGCTCTCCGCAAAGCAAAGACTCGGTTATTAAACAAGCAGCGGATGCTAAAAG GCAAAGAACTTGCAACATTCGATGATTAA
- the LOC140957880 gene encoding vacuolar-sorting receptor 3-like isoform X1: MGCSTRSKGRILLGILLLIFSEFVVGRFVVEKNSLRVTSPDSIKGIHDSAIGNFGIPQYGGSLAGTAVYPKENKKGCRSFDDFGISFKDKAGALPNFVLVDRGDCFFALKVWNAQKAGAAAVLVADNIDEPLITMNSPEEAGASAEYISNITIPSALIDKSFGENLKNAISSGDMVNVNLDWREAVPHPDDRVEYELWTNSNDECGVKCDMMIEFVKDFKGVAQVLEKGGYTKFTPHYITWYCPQAFTISRQCKSQCINQGRYCAPDPEQDFSSGYEGKDVVLENLRQLCVFRLANETQKPWLWWNYVNDFQIRCPMKEKKYNKECADSVISSLGNRTCLSSQIICLHVMFILFHFWCIPGLDLKKIEKCMGDSNADSDNPVLKEEQDAQVGKGSRGDVTILPTLMVNDRQYRGKLEKGAVLKAICSGFEETTEPSVCLSGDVETNECLDNNGGCWQDKTSNFTACKDTFRGRVCECPIMNGVQFKGDGYNSCIASGPGRCKLGNGGCWHENRNGITFSACVDNEDGKCACPSGFKGDGVKSCEDIDECLEKKACQCPECSCKNTWGSYECTCGKDLLYIRDHDTCISKRATGEKFSLVAVWLILIALAMAASGAYLVYRYRWRSYMDSEVRAIMAQYMPLDSQHEVPSHQNEGSAWK, encoded by the exons ATGGGGTGTTCCACTAGATCAAAAGGTAGAATCTTGCTGGGGATTTTGCTTTTGATTTTCTCTGAATTCGTTGTGGGTCGGTTCGTGGTGGAGAAGAACAGTTTAAGGGTGACTTCACCGGACAGCATAAAGGGTATACATGACAGTGCCATTGGCAACTTCGGGATTCCACAATATGGTGGGAGCTTGGCTGGAACTGCGGTGTATCCAAAAGAGAATAAGAAAGGGTGTagaagttttgatgattttgggATTTCTTTCAAGGACAAGGCTGGAGCTTTGCCTAACTTTGTTCTTGTTGATCGTGGAG ATTGCTTTTTTGCTTTAAAGGTTTGGAATGCTCAGAAGGCCGGTGCAGCTGCAGTTCTAGTTGCTGATAACATTGATGAACCATTGATAACCATGAACTCACCTGAAGAAGCTGGTGCATCCGCAGAATATATTTCGAACATAACAATACCGTCTGCGCTGATCGATAAAAGTTTTGGTGAGAATTTAAAGAATGCAATCAGCAGCGGCGACATGGTGAACGTGAATCTTGACTGGAGAGAAGCTGTTCCCCATCCAGACGATCGAGTGGAATATGAACTGTGGACTAACAGCAATGATGAGTGTGGAGTTAAGTGTGATATGATGATCGAGTTTGTGAAGGATTTTAAGGGTGTGGCTCAAGTCCTTGAAAAAGGTGGTTACACTAAATTTACACCTCATTATATAACTTGGTATTGTCCTCAGGCATTCACTATAAGTAGGCAGTGTAAGTCTCAGTGCATCAACCAAGGACGGTATTGTGCTCCAGATCCTGAACAAGATTTTAGCTCTGGTTATGAAGGAAAAGACGTTGTTCTTGAAAACTTGAGACAGCTATGTGTGTTTAGATTGGCCAATGAGACCCAAAAGCCGTGGTTATGGTGGAACTATGTTAATGATTTCCAAATTAGATGCCCCATGAAGGAGAAAAAATACAACAAGGAATGTGCTGACAGTGTTATCAGCTCATTAGGTAACCGTACATGTCTTTCATCACAAATTATCTGTCTTCATGTCATGTTTATTTTGTTCCATTTTTGGTGCATACCAGGGCTTGATCTTAAAAAGATTGAAAAATGCATGGGTGACTCTAATGCTGATTCGGACAATCCTGTTTTAAAAGAAGAGCAAGATGCTCAA GTTGGAAAAGGGTCCCGTGGTGATGTAACCATATTGCCTACCCTAATGGTGAATGATCGGCAATATCGAG GTAAACTGGAGAAAGGCGCAGTTTTGAAGGCTATATGTTCCGGTTTCGAGGAGACAACAGAGCCGTCTGTTTGTTTGAGTGGTG atgttgaaacaaatGAGTGCTTAGATAATAATGGTGGTTGCTGGCAAGACAAGACGTCTAATTTTACAGCTTGCAAG GACACATTTCGAGGAAGGGTGTGTGAATGCCCTATCATGAATGGTGTGCAGTTTAAGGGTGATGGCTACAACTCTTGCATTG CAAGTGGCCCTGGGAGGTGCAAGTTGGGCAATGGAGGCTGTTGGCACGAAAACAGAAATGGAATCACTTTCTCTGCTTGTGTG GATAACGAGGATGGAAAATGTGCGTGTCCTTCAGGGTTTAAAGGAGATGGTGTTAAAAGCTGTGAAG ATATTGACGAATGCCTGGAGAAGAAAGCTTGTCAATGCCCTGAATGCAGCTGCAAGAATACGTGGGGAAGTTACGAATGCACTTGTGGCAAAGATCTGTTGTATATCAGGGACCATGATACCTGCATAA GTAAGAGGGCTACTGGTGAGAAGTTTTCCTTGGTGGCTGTTTGGCTTATTTTGATTGCATTGGCCATGGCTGCCAGCGGAGCATATCTGGTTTACCGATATAGGTGGAGG
- the LOC140957880 gene encoding vacuolar-sorting receptor 3-like isoform X2 yields the protein MGCSTRSKGRILLGILLLIFSEFVVGRFVVEKNSLRVTSPDSIKGIHDSAIGNFGIPQYGGSLAGTAVYPKENKKGCRSFDDFGISFKDKAGALPNFVLVDRGDCFFALKVWNAQKAGAAAVLVADNIDEPLITMNSPEEAGASAEYISNITIPSALIDKSFGENLKNAISSGDMVNVNLDWREAVPHPDDRVEYELWTNSNDECGVKCDMMIEFVKDFKGVAQVLEKGGYTKFTPHYITWYCPQAFTISRQCKSQCINQGRYCAPDPEQDFSSGYEGKDVVLENLRQLCVFRLANETQKPWLWWNYVNDFQIRCPMKEKKYNKECADSVISSLGLDLKKIEKCMGDSNADSDNPVLKEEQDAQVGKGSRGDVTILPTLMVNDRQYRGKLEKGAVLKAICSGFEETTEPSVCLSGDVETNECLDNNGGCWQDKTSNFTACKDTFRGRVCECPIMNGVQFKGDGYNSCIASGPGRCKLGNGGCWHENRNGITFSACVDNEDGKCACPSGFKGDGVKSCEDIDECLEKKACQCPECSCKNTWGSYECTCGKDLLYIRDHDTCISKRATGEKFSLVAVWLILIALAMAASGAYLVYRYRWRSYMDSEVRAIMAQYMPLDSQHEVPSHQNEGSAWK from the exons ATGGGGTGTTCCACTAGATCAAAAGGTAGAATCTTGCTGGGGATTTTGCTTTTGATTTTCTCTGAATTCGTTGTGGGTCGGTTCGTGGTGGAGAAGAACAGTTTAAGGGTGACTTCACCGGACAGCATAAAGGGTATACATGACAGTGCCATTGGCAACTTCGGGATTCCACAATATGGTGGGAGCTTGGCTGGAACTGCGGTGTATCCAAAAGAGAATAAGAAAGGGTGTagaagttttgatgattttgggATTTCTTTCAAGGACAAGGCTGGAGCTTTGCCTAACTTTGTTCTTGTTGATCGTGGAG ATTGCTTTTTTGCTTTAAAGGTTTGGAATGCTCAGAAGGCCGGTGCAGCTGCAGTTCTAGTTGCTGATAACATTGATGAACCATTGATAACCATGAACTCACCTGAAGAAGCTGGTGCATCCGCAGAATATATTTCGAACATAACAATACCGTCTGCGCTGATCGATAAAAGTTTTGGTGAGAATTTAAAGAATGCAATCAGCAGCGGCGACATGGTGAACGTGAATCTTGACTGGAGAGAAGCTGTTCCCCATCCAGACGATCGAGTGGAATATGAACTGTGGACTAACAGCAATGATGAGTGTGGAGTTAAGTGTGATATGATGATCGAGTTTGTGAAGGATTTTAAGGGTGTGGCTCAAGTCCTTGAAAAAGGTGGTTACACTAAATTTACACCTCATTATATAACTTGGTATTGTCCTCAGGCATTCACTATAAGTAGGCAGTGTAAGTCTCAGTGCATCAACCAAGGACGGTATTGTGCTCCAGATCCTGAACAAGATTTTAGCTCTGGTTATGAAGGAAAAGACGTTGTTCTTGAAAACTTGAGACAGCTATGTGTGTTTAGATTGGCCAATGAGACCCAAAAGCCGTGGTTATGGTGGAACTATGTTAATGATTTCCAAATTAGATGCCCCATGAAGGAGAAAAAATACAACAAGGAATGTGCTGACAGTGTTATCAGCTCATTAG GGCTTGATCTTAAAAAGATTGAAAAATGCATGGGTGACTCTAATGCTGATTCGGACAATCCTGTTTTAAAAGAAGAGCAAGATGCTCAA GTTGGAAAAGGGTCCCGTGGTGATGTAACCATATTGCCTACCCTAATGGTGAATGATCGGCAATATCGAG GTAAACTGGAGAAAGGCGCAGTTTTGAAGGCTATATGTTCCGGTTTCGAGGAGACAACAGAGCCGTCTGTTTGTTTGAGTGGTG atgttgaaacaaatGAGTGCTTAGATAATAATGGTGGTTGCTGGCAAGACAAGACGTCTAATTTTACAGCTTGCAAG GACACATTTCGAGGAAGGGTGTGTGAATGCCCTATCATGAATGGTGTGCAGTTTAAGGGTGATGGCTACAACTCTTGCATTG CAAGTGGCCCTGGGAGGTGCAAGTTGGGCAATGGAGGCTGTTGGCACGAAAACAGAAATGGAATCACTTTCTCTGCTTGTGTG GATAACGAGGATGGAAAATGTGCGTGTCCTTCAGGGTTTAAAGGAGATGGTGTTAAAAGCTGTGAAG ATATTGACGAATGCCTGGAGAAGAAAGCTTGTCAATGCCCTGAATGCAGCTGCAAGAATACGTGGGGAAGTTACGAATGCACTTGTGGCAAAGATCTGTTGTATATCAGGGACCATGATACCTGCATAA GTAAGAGGGCTACTGGTGAGAAGTTTTCCTTGGTGGCTGTTTGGCTTATTTTGATTGCATTGGCCATGGCTGCCAGCGGAGCATATCTGGTTTACCGATATAGGTGGAGG